The genome window CCTCTCCCCGGACACGCTTCCCACATTCTCACCCTCAACGGAGACCACCGATGACGCTCACCGAGCGTTTGCAGGAGTCGGTCCGCGCCTGCTTCACCGGGCTGTGGATCGAATCCCATGAACATCAGGATGCTCTGCTGGAGATCCAGCAGCTCTGCCGCCAGGAAGGCTGGCAACTCGCCACCTGGGACATCGACCAGGGGCTTGTCGGTCCCGGAGCCGCAGCGGCTTCGGCGGCGGATCCGCTCTCGGCCATCCGGTCGCTGGGAGCCCTCGCCCCACCGGAGGGAACGACGCTTCTCGTCCTGCAGAACTTCCACCGATTCCTTCAGTCCGCTGAGATTGTCCAGACGCTCTCCCGGCAGATCTTGGCCGGGAAGCAGAATCGAACGTTCATCGTCGTCCTGGCGCCGGTCGTCAACATCCCGGTCGAACTCGAGAAGTTGTTCCTCGTCCTGGAGCACGAGCTCCCAGGGCGAGACCAACTGGCCGAGATCGCCCGCGGGATCGGGACGGAGCAGGGAGACCTTCCGAGCGGCGGCGAGTTGGGCACCCTCCTCGACGCCGCTTCGGGACTGACCCGCTACGAAGCGGAGGGGGCCTTCAGCCTGTCCCTGGTCCGGCAGGGCCGAATTACCCCGGATGCCGTGTGGGAGCTGAAGACGCGGACGCTCCGCAAAAGCGGCCTGATGTCGCTCTACCGCGGCGAAGACTCCTTCGACAGCCTGGGAGGACTTGCCGCCCTCAAGGCCTTTTGCCGGCGGTCTCTGCTGCATCCCCGCGGGCGGACGAAGCCCAAGGGAGTGCTCCTGTTGGGCGTCCCGGGGACCGGCAAGAGCGCCTTCGCTAAGGCGCTCGGCCGGGAGACGGGACGTCCCACGCTTTGTCTCGACATCGGAGCCCTCATGGGCTCGCTCGTCGGCCAGACCGAGCAGAACATCCGGCAGGCGCTTCGCATTGCCGATGCGATGGCGCCCTGCGTCCTGTTCATCGACGAGGTGGAGAAGGCGCTCAGCGGCGTGTCAGGGTCCGGAGACTCGGGAGTCTCCTCCCGGCTCTTCGGATCCCTCCTGACCTGGATGAACGACCACATGTCGGACGTGTACCTCGTCGCCACCTGCAACGACATCTCCCGGCTTCCTCCAGAGTTCTCCCGGGCGGAACGGTTCGACGGGATCTTCTTCCTCAATCTGCCGGGGCAAAGTGAGCGGGAGGCGATCTGGCGGCTCTACGTCGAGCAGTTCGGGCTCGATCCCGATCAGAAGCGTCCGGCGGATGAGCACTGGACAGGAGCAGAGATCCGAGCCTGCTGCCGCTTGGCGGCCCTGCTCGATCTGCCGCTCGCCCAGGCGGCTCAGAACGTTGTTCCGGTCGCCGTGACCGCCGCCGAGTCCGTCGATCGGCTCCGGAACTGGGCCAGCGGGCGTTGCCTCTCGGCAGATCAGCCGGGGATCTACTCCGCAGGATCCCTCTCGAAACCGCCGCGGCGGAAGATCACCCCTTCTCAGAACTGATCCGTAACCCAGGAGTTCGCCTTGCTCACATCGCGTGATCTGGCTGTCCTCCGGGCGGCTCTGATGTTCTTCGATGAAGAGTTGAGCCCGCACGGCGGTGATGCATATCGGCCGTACGTTCCGAAGGGACTTCGACCGGACTTACGGACTGAGGAGGTCACAGGGCTCCGCAGCCGACTCAAGGCAGCCCGCGTGCGCTACCTGTGCTGTAATGCCGCCGGGACTCAGGCGGTCTCTACGCGGCTCCTGCCCCGGCTGTCCTCGGCAGAAGCGATGGCAACAGCCGCGGGCGGACGGGTCGTGACGGTCCTGGTCCTGCCCGACTGACTCAGAGTCCGGTCATGAGCTCGGCCAGACTGATCCCCAGCGTCCGGGCGATCGCTTCAATGTTTCTCAGGGCTACGTTCCGCTCGCCGCGCTCGATGCCGCCGACGTAGGTACGGTCGAGCTCGCAGGCGGCGGCAAAGGCTTCCTGGCTGTAGCCCTGCTCCTTCCGGAGCGTGCGGACCCGCTGTCCAAACCGCTCCAGGATGTCTGCTCGCCGTGCCATCACGGCATTCAATGTTGACTATGCGCATCGCTCCACGGACTATGAGTATCATTCCGTGAGCGGCCATTCTGCGGGATCAAGGCGGTCCAATGGCCGCGGGCTCCTTCT of Planctomyces sp. SH-PL14 contains these proteins:
- a CDS encoding AAA family ATPase; amino-acid sequence: MTLTERLQESVRACFTGLWIESHEHQDALLEIQQLCRQEGWQLATWDIDQGLVGPGAAAASAADPLSAIRSLGALAPPEGTTLLVLQNFHRFLQSAEIVQTLSRQILAGKQNRTFIVVLAPVVNIPVELEKLFLVLEHELPGRDQLAEIARGIGTEQGDLPSGGELGTLLDAASGLTRYEAEGAFSLSLVRQGRITPDAVWELKTRTLRKSGLMSLYRGEDSFDSLGGLAALKAFCRRSLLHPRGRTKPKGVLLLGVPGTGKSAFAKALGRETGRPTLCLDIGALMGSLVGQTEQNIRQALRIADAMAPCVLFIDEVEKALSGVSGSGDSGVSSRLFGSLLTWMNDHMSDVYLVATCNDISRLPPEFSRAERFDGIFFLNLPGQSEREAIWRLYVEQFGLDPDQKRPADEHWTGAEIRACCRLAALLDLPLAQAAQNVVPVAVTAAESVDRLRNWASGRCLSADQPGIYSAGSLSKPPRRKITPSQN
- a CDS encoding helix-turn-helix domain-containing protein → MARRADILERFGQRVRTLRKEQGYSQEAFAAACELDRTYVGGIERGERNVALRNIEAIARTLGISLAELMTGL